The Corythoichthys intestinalis isolate RoL2023-P3 chromosome 2, ASM3026506v1, whole genome shotgun sequence DNA segment tgtcaccttCAATCTATccagacgccgttttacctatagatagcgcaaaaaggcagcatataatgaatagagagaattttgacagcctctggagccattttttatgtggcgaatgccttacaatacctctctcagcagttaaaattaacgtgggaggcaatgtggcgaagaaaggtagtagttgctcattttcttaacaccctgttctttcccaacgcagagaagatatatcaattggtgcccctacgcacagtcatggctgcacttcccatcatgcatttgggcagaagttaaatggctgcagtatcatttactgaaagctcaacaaatacactagatggcaatatttagtcacgatatacaaagtcacatttatcctttaagaattacaagtctttctatccgtggatccctctcacggaaagaatgttaataatgtaaatgccatcttgaggatttattgtcataataaacaaatacagtacttatgtactgtatgttgactgtatatattcatttttttcttaatgcattgccaaaatgtatatgatcgggaaaaattattgggaatgattggaattgaatcgggagcaaaaaaaagcaatcggatcgggaaatatcgggatcggcagatactcaaactaaaacgatcgggagcaaaaaaacatgatcggaacaaccctatatttaggaccttatttttcaatttttgggattctctgataattgcttcatattgctggcattaattAATTCGCCTATGttgtgtaacatatttttgtatttgaagtacattttttgttcaattttcacactactttctgtaggcgacaaaacttttgtcttaccAAAATTTGATCTTTATGTCTTCatgaaatgataaatcttttttcagtggaacaaatatatttttgtacattcaacataatatgggagggtcttagctttcatgagccatttctgaaaccaattgaataattaaaagtcaggttattagcaattgtttctacaaaatggataagcgacaagacttttgtcagggactgtattgtAGATTGTAGTTCTGTATATTCCCATACTCACTCGACAGAGAAGACCAGCAGGCACATAGGGCAGCTATTCAACTTTTCTTGAGCTTGTTCTCCACTTTTTGAGTCAATGAACTTTTCCTCATTCTCTTCACTTTCCATTAGCTCCTCAATGATATCAGCATCTTTGACCAGAGTTTGACTATCGAAGCAGCTGCCTCGCACCGTTTGTCTTTTCTCATCTTGTTTCATTCCTTCTTCGATACGGGAGGGCCCGGCAACTGCATGGAGATATGTTTGATCTTTTTCAATGTTAGCTTCTGTAGTTATCATTTTACTCCCGCAGTCTTGCCGACTGACAGAAGAATGTGACGAATCAGCAATGTCCAGTTGAGTTTTGGTCTCCGGAGGAAAGGTGACTGGGAAatctgttttttggggggacatGGGAGGAGGTTTGGGGGAAGGAGGAACCTTTTCAGTCAAGTTATACCATTGTTGTTCAGCCAGTTGCTCTTCCTAAAACAAAAGCAGAAAAGTCAGCAAATACCCAATAATCTGAGGCATCTTAAAGATTGATCCTAGCAATTATATTGTTATGTTAGTTGTGTGtttacaaacaaataacaatgaTCAATAACAAATCGTCACCCTCTTTAAACAATTGCCTAAGTCACTTTTTACAAAGACGACTGAAATAGTTGGtaataataaaagaaaattcaagtttttttgttgcatttccTGAAAAATCTGGGGAAAAAAGatcattttaaaggggaagttcagaattttagacattaggcttaatcttcaagttagctggggtttaattagtccgtggagtttattataac contains these protein-coding regions:
- the si:ch73-70k4.1 gene encoding uncharacterized protein si:ch73-70k4.1; translation: MNKRRFSNEDATDVTSPGSLETKRKLSKTHVSRSTDSDSPWWTKENLSSAEALWAMTLQSALPYFHEQQWDEVPDFPHPSAREEQLAEQQWYNLTEKVPPSPKPPPMSPQKTDFPVTFPPETKTQLDIADSSHSSVSRQDCGSKMITTEANIEKDQTYLHAVAGPSRIEEGMKQDEKRQTVRGSCFDSQTLVKDADIIEELMESEENEEKFIDSKSGEQAQEKLNSCPMCLLVFSVEASQMDRDCHLAQCLSEMNVDMSW